A single Muntiacus reevesi chromosome 9, mMunRee1.1, whole genome shotgun sequence DNA region contains:
- the LOC136176014 gene encoding olfactory receptor 5AP2-like, with translation MARYMKKVQTRNQTEVTEFILLGLSDNSELQVVLFGLFLLIYMATMVGNLGMIVLIKMDPCLHTPMYFFLSSLSFVDASYSSSVTPKMLVNLVAARKAISFNGCAAQFYFFGSFLGTECFLLAMMAYDRFAAIWSPLLYPVLMSGRICFLLVATSFLAGFGNAAIHTGMTFKLPFCGSNEINHFYCDTPPLLKLSCSDTHINGTVIMAFSSVNVIGCAMIVLISYLCILVAILRMPSLEGRHKAFSTCASHLMAITIFFGTILFMYLRPTSSYSMEQDKVASVFYVVVIPMLNPLIYSLKNKDVKGALKKILQKQTL, from the coding sequence ATGGCCAGATATATGAAAAAGGtgcaaaccaggaatcaaacggaAGTGACAGAATTTATCCTCTTAGGACTCTCAGACAATTCAGAGCTACAGGTCGTCCTCTTTGGATTGTTTCTGTTGATCTATATGGCAACCATGGTGGGTAATTTGGGGATGATTGTGCTAATTAAGATGGATCCTtgtctccacacccccatgtacttttttCTCAGCAGTCTCTCCTTTGTCGATGCCTCTTACTCTTCTTCTGTCACTCCTAAGATGCTGGTGAACCTCGTGGCTGCGAGGAAGGCCATTTCTTTTAATGGATGTGCTGCCCAGTTCTATTTCTTTGGCTCCTTCCTGGGGACGGAGTGCTTCTTGTTAGCTATGATGGCATACGACCGCTTCGCAGCCATTTGGAGCCCTTTGCTGTATCCAGTTCTCATGTCTGGGAGAATTTGCTTCTTGCTAGTGGCTACCTCATTCCTAGCAGGTTTTGGAAATGCAGCCATACACACAGGAATGACTTTCAAATTACCCTTTTGTGGCTCCAATGAGATCAATCATTTCTACTGTGATACACCACCCCTACTCAAACTCTCTTGCTCTGATACCCACATCAACGGCACTGTGATCATGGCTTTCTCGAGTGTTAATGTCATCGGCTGTGCTATGATCGTCCTCATTTCCTACCTATGCATCCTTGTTGCCATCTTGAGGATGCCCTCATTAGAGGGCAGGcacaaagccttctccacctgtgcctcTCACCTCATGGCCATCACCATATTCTTTGGGACGATTCTCTTCATGTACTTGCGTCCTACGTCTAGCTACTCAATGGAGCAGGACAAGGTTGCCTCTGTCTTTTATGTGGTAGTGATCCCTATGCTAAATCCCCTCATCTacagtttgaaaaataaagatgtgAAAGGGGCCTTAAAGAAGATCTTACAGAAACAGACACTGTGA